One region of Polynucleobacter paneuropaeus genomic DNA includes:
- the pyk gene encoding pyruvate kinase: MLRATKIIATLGPASEKPEVLKEMIIAGVDVVRMNFSHGTIADHKARHDLVRSISAELGKEVGIMADLQGPKIRVGKFAENKIQLKEGADFILDVNCQLGNQERVGLDYKELPSDVQPNDRLLLNDGLVVLRVQSVKGGEILTRVEQGGPLSNNKGINRAGGGLTAPALTEKDIVDLDAAIAMGVDFLAISFPKDGTDMAYARKLADAASAKHKVGRVKTIAKVERAEAIETDALLSIIRESDGIMVARGDLAIEVGNPAVPALQKRMITLALEADKFTITATQMMESMINAPVPTRAEVSDVANAVLDGTDAVMLSAESAAGMYPVQTIKAMAEICVEAEKSDNVKLDTDFLDQTFTRIDQTIALGALFTAHHLNAKAIAALTDSGSTPIWMSRHNIHVPIYALTSKISTQRALSTYRNVIPLSLNYSKDRETALKEVESCLKKMGAVKEGDTVVLTSGEPMGEPGGTNTLKIIHVK, translated from the coding sequence ATGTTAAGAGCAACCAAAATCATCGCCACACTAGGTCCGGCTTCTGAAAAGCCAGAAGTCCTGAAAGAGATGATTATTGCTGGCGTAGATGTTGTGAGAATGAATTTCTCACACGGCACAATTGCTGATCACAAAGCACGTCACGATTTAGTGCGCAGTATCTCAGCTGAGCTTGGTAAAGAGGTCGGCATCATGGCGGACCTGCAGGGCCCTAAGATCCGGGTTGGTAAGTTTGCAGAAAACAAAATTCAACTCAAAGAGGGCGCTGACTTTATTTTGGATGTCAATTGTCAGTTGGGTAACCAAGAGCGTGTTGGCCTTGATTACAAGGAATTGCCTAGCGATGTGCAGCCCAATGATCGACTGTTATTAAACGATGGCTTAGTTGTATTGCGGGTGCAAAGCGTAAAGGGTGGCGAGATTCTCACCCGCGTTGAGCAAGGCGGCCCCTTATCAAACAACAAAGGCATTAACCGTGCTGGTGGTGGCCTTACTGCTCCTGCATTGACTGAAAAAGACATTGTTGATTTAGATGCAGCTATCGCGATGGGTGTAGATTTTCTGGCAATTAGCTTTCCAAAAGATGGCACTGATATGGCATACGCTCGCAAACTAGCAGACGCTGCTAGTGCCAAGCATAAAGTCGGTAGAGTCAAAACGATTGCCAAGGTAGAGCGCGCCGAAGCGATTGAGACTGACGCATTACTAAGTATTATCCGGGAGAGCGATGGGATTATGGTTGCTCGGGGGGATTTAGCCATTGAGGTTGGTAATCCTGCGGTACCAGCATTACAAAAACGCATGATCACATTGGCGCTTGAGGCAGATAAGTTCACGATTACCGCAACTCAAATGATGGAGTCGATGATTAATGCTCCCGTTCCAACGCGTGCAGAGGTGAGCGATGTAGCTAATGCTGTCTTAGACGGAACTGACGCTGTCATGCTATCTGCAGAATCTGCAGCGGGAATGTATCCGGTTCAAACAATTAAAGCAATGGCGGAGATTTGTGTGGAGGCGGAGAAATCAGACAATGTGAAGTTGGATACTGACTTTTTAGATCAAACCTTTACTCGTATTGATCAGACTATTGCGCTTGGAGCCTTATTCACTGCACATCACCTCAATGCAAAAGCCATCGCTGCCTTAACTGATTCGGGATCTACTCCGATCTGGATGAGTCGTCACAATATTCATGTGCCCATTTATGCGCTTACTTCAAAGATTTCGACTCAACGTGCTCTAAGCACTTACCGTAATGTTATTCCACTCAGCCTCAATTACAGTAAGGATCGTGAAACTGCTTTGAAAGAAGTGGAATCTTGCTTAAAGAAAATGGGAGCTGTTAAGGAGGGTGATACTGTAGTGCTCACTTCTGGTGAGCCGATGGGAGAGCCTGGTGGCACTAACACCCTCAAAATTATTCACGTAAAGTAA
- a CDS encoding 5-(carboxyamino)imidazole ribonucleotide synthase, which produces MALHLEPVLPGSFLGILGGGQLGRMFTQAAQAMGYKVCVLDPDADSPAGSIAEKFINADYEDVKALKEMASLCASVSTEFENVPAQALDQLESLGAFVAPRSGCVSLAQNRIAEKKFLATWKSETNIGPAPHFVIEHDADIAHVPEDLLPGILKTARMGYDGKGQITVQNREELSAAWNQFARVPCVLEKRMDLDFEVSALAVRAYDDTVVVYPVSQNIHRDGILHTSTVPAPSLQPEQEMKIIEAAKALIRKIDYVGVLCIEFFVLKSGEIIANEIAPRPHNSGHYTMDACISSQFEQQVRAMARLPLGDTRLLAPVSMLNLLGDLWFEDSGNQAKEPAWNKVLAHSDAKLHLYGKAVPRIGRKMGHVNCLGETLDAARATCAAVASELGIEP; this is translated from the coding sequence ATGGCCCTGCATTTAGAGCCTGTATTACCAGGCTCCTTTCTAGGAATTTTAGGTGGCGGTCAACTCGGCCGAATGTTTACCCAAGCCGCTCAAGCGATGGGATACAAAGTCTGTGTATTGGATCCAGATGCTGATAGTCCTGCTGGATCGATTGCAGAAAAATTTATTAATGCTGACTATGAAGATGTAAAAGCGCTAAAAGAAATGGCTTCACTTTGCGCCTCTGTTAGCACCGAGTTTGAGAATGTACCTGCTCAAGCTTTAGACCAACTTGAATCGCTTGGAGCCTTTGTTGCACCTAGAAGTGGATGTGTATCTTTGGCACAAAACCGCATTGCTGAGAAAAAATTCTTAGCGACCTGGAAATCTGAGACCAATATTGGCCCAGCACCACACTTTGTGATTGAACATGATGCTGATATCGCGCATGTGCCTGAAGATTTATTACCAGGCATTTTGAAAACGGCTCGGATGGGTTATGACGGCAAAGGTCAGATCACGGTTCAAAACAGGGAAGAGCTTAGCGCGGCTTGGAATCAGTTTGCACGCGTCCCCTGTGTATTAGAGAAGCGTATGGATTTAGACTTTGAGGTTTCTGCTCTTGCTGTGCGCGCTTACGACGATACTGTCGTTGTATATCCCGTTTCGCAAAATATTCATCGCGACGGTATTTTGCATACCTCTACAGTCCCAGCCCCATCTCTGCAGCCCGAGCAGGAAATGAAAATTATTGAGGCTGCCAAAGCGCTAATCCGAAAAATTGATTACGTTGGGGTGTTGTGCATAGAGTTCTTCGTATTGAAGAGTGGTGAAATCATCGCTAATGAAATTGCACCTCGCCCACATAATTCCGGGCACTATACGATGGATGCCTGCATTAGTAGTCAATTCGAACAGCAGGTCCGAGCAATGGCTCGCCTTCCATTGGGCGATACTCGATTGCTAGCGCCTGTTTCTATGCTTAATTTGCTGGGCGACCTTTGGTTTGAAGATAGTGGCAATCAGGCAAAAGAGCCAGCGTGGAACAAGGTATTAGCTCACTCTGATGCTAAATTGCATCTGTATGGCAAGGCGGTTCCTCGTATTGGTAGAAAAATGGGACACGTCAATTGTTTGGGCGAGACCTTGGATGCCGCTAGGGCAACATGCGCTGCGGTTGCTTCAGAATTGGGAATTGAGCCATAG
- the purE gene encoding 5-(carboxyamino)imidazole ribonucleotide mutase, producing the protein MSEKSGKKPVVGIVMGSNSDWDTMQHAAQILDSFGIAHEAKVLSAHRMPDDMFQYAEQARKNGLQAIIAGAGGAAHLPGMLASKTIVPVYGVPVASKYLRGEDSLFSIVQMPKGIPVATFAIGEAGAANAALHVIANLAISDPVLADQLEAFRTKQSETARSMNLPGY; encoded by the coding sequence ATGAGCGAGAAGTCGGGCAAAAAGCCAGTAGTCGGAATCGTAATGGGATCCAATTCAGATTGGGACACCATGCAACACGCTGCTCAAATATTAGATTCATTCGGTATCGCTCACGAAGCCAAAGTCTTATCTGCGCATCGCATGCCCGATGATATGTTCCAGTATGCAGAGCAGGCTCGTAAGAACGGCTTACAAGCCATTATTGCTGGTGCTGGCGGAGCGGCTCATTTACCAGGCATGTTGGCTTCTAAAACGATTGTTCCTGTTTATGGTGTTCCAGTAGCTAGTAAATATCTCCGCGGTGAAGATTCTCTTTTCTCGATAGTACAGATGCCAAAAGGTATTCCTGTCGCCACTTTTGCAATTGGTGAGGCTGGAGCTGCCAACGCTGCTTTACATGTCATTGCGAATCTAGCAATTTCGGATCCAGTCCTAGCAGATCAGTTAGAAGCCTTTCGTACTAAACAATCTGAAACTGCACGTTCAATGAATCTTCCTGGGTATTAA
- the fba gene encoding class II fructose-bisphosphate aldolase (catalyzes the reversible aldol condensation of dihydroxyacetonephosphate and glyceraldehyde 3-phosphate in the Calvin cycle, glycolysis, and/or gluconeogenesis), whose product MSLVSMRQLLDHAAENGYGLPAFNVNNLEQVQAIMEAANEVGSPVIMQASAGARKYAGEAFLRHLISAAVEAYPHIPVVMHQDHGQSPAVCMAAIESGFTSVMMDGSLEADGKSVASYEYNVNVSKEVVKLSHAIGITVEAELGVLGSLETMKGDKEDGHGADGMMTREQLLTDVEQAADFVKATQCDALAIAIGTSHGAYKFTKKPTGDILAIERIKEIHTRIPNTHLVMHGSSSVPQELLAEIREFGGDMKETYGVPVEEIQEGIKNGVRKINIDTDIRLAMTGAIRRYLFENPSKFDPRDYLKPAREAAKKVCIARFEAFGSAGQAAKIKPISLEKMAERYRSGELAQIVK is encoded by the coding sequence ATGTCTTTAGTATCAATGCGCCAACTCTTGGATCACGCTGCAGAAAATGGCTATGGCCTACCAGCTTTTAACGTGAACAATCTTGAGCAAGTTCAAGCCATTATGGAGGCAGCCAATGAAGTTGGCTCGCCAGTCATCATGCAAGCTTCAGCTGGTGCCAGAAAGTATGCCGGTGAAGCATTTTTACGCCACCTCATCTCGGCTGCAGTCGAGGCCTATCCGCATATCCCAGTTGTCATGCACCAAGATCATGGCCAAAGTCCTGCGGTCTGTATGGCTGCCATTGAGAGTGGCTTTACTAGTGTGATGATGGACGGCTCTCTCGAGGCAGATGGCAAGTCTGTTGCTAGCTATGAGTACAACGTTAATGTCTCAAAAGAAGTGGTGAAGCTTTCCCATGCAATTGGTATCACGGTAGAGGCGGAATTGGGCGTATTGGGTTCTTTGGAGACCATGAAGGGTGATAAAGAGGACGGCCATGGTGCAGACGGGATGATGACTCGCGAGCAGTTACTGACCGATGTTGAGCAAGCCGCTGATTTTGTCAAAGCAACACAATGTGATGCCCTAGCAATCGCGATTGGAACCAGTCATGGAGCTTATAAATTTACCAAGAAGCCAACTGGGGATATTTTGGCAATTGAGCGCATTAAAGAAATTCATACTCGTATTCCGAATACGCACTTAGTGATGCATGGCTCCTCTAGTGTTCCTCAAGAGCTACTAGCTGAGATTCGGGAGTTTGGCGGTGATATGAAAGAAACCTATGGCGTTCCAGTTGAGGAAATCCAAGAGGGCATCAAGAATGGCGTGCGTAAAATTAATATCGATACCGATATTCGTTTGGCGATGACTGGTGCAATTCGTCGTTACTTGTTTGAAAATCCCAGTAAGTTTGACCCACGTGATTACTTGAAGCCTGCTCGTGAGGCAGCTAAGAAAGTCTGTATCGCCCGTTTTGAAGCCTTCGGCTCTGCTGGGCAGGCGGCAAAGATCAAACCCATTTCACTAGAGAAGATGGCTGAGCGCTATCGTAGCGGTGAATTAGCCCAAATTGTGAAGTGA
- a CDS encoding D-alanyl-D-alanine carboxypeptidase/D-alanyl-D-alanine-endopeptidase: MSLLTLLRMLALCFMCQLVQAASDSRSYQLPNAILSSLEKNQISPDAMGVSVVEILQSGTGKPEARIVLDWNASKPMNPASTMKLLTTLTSLEVLGPDYRWGTNVFTDGVIHQGILKGNVYLQGRGDPKLIPEELAKMMQALQNLGIQKIDGNLIFDRSAYAKSVMEQSSIDGEEFRAYNVSPDPLLYSFRTLSFNLSKSRTADFIDITYTPALSQFTINNQLRVVNQYCDNWKKEISFDLSNNHQENIGDTALLASFSGNFPSGCNNAGYNIVAIDANTFLTKGFSAAWELAGGKWARAPNGQDGIVPLTARPLLQFEGIKLADDVQDINKFSNNVMARQVLLTLALEKMGKPASVENGDVVIRSWLKKMGLQFPELVIENGAGLSRNEAISPEHMNQLLVLARNLPTGDILYNSLPIAGVDGTMKNRLLGQLRKFLHLQKKPEARIKTGSLSDVRSISGYVISKSGRMYAVTSFINHPNANRGIEAQDQLLSWLLEDGPEPKQAR, from the coding sequence ATGTCTTTACTTACTCTGCTTCGCATGCTTGCTTTATGTTTCATGTGTCAGCTTGTTCAAGCTGCGTCAGATAGTCGGTCCTATCAGCTACCGAATGCTATTTTATCTAGCCTAGAAAAGAACCAAATTTCTCCCGATGCAATGGGTGTCTCAGTTGTGGAGATTCTGCAATCAGGGACTGGAAAGCCTGAGGCGAGGATAGTCTTGGATTGGAATGCCAGTAAGCCCATGAATCCAGCCTCTACTATGAAGCTCCTAACCACCTTAACTAGCCTGGAAGTATTAGGGCCTGACTATCGTTGGGGTACCAATGTCTTCACAGATGGAGTAATTCATCAGGGCATTCTAAAAGGGAATGTCTACCTACAAGGTAGAGGTGATCCAAAACTCATCCCGGAAGAACTGGCTAAGATGATGCAGGCACTCCAGAATCTGGGCATCCAAAAGATTGATGGCAATCTCATATTTGATCGAAGTGCTTATGCTAAAAGTGTTATGGAGCAATCGTCAATTGATGGTGAAGAATTTCGTGCTTACAACGTCTCGCCAGATCCCCTGCTCTACTCCTTTCGGACTCTGTCATTTAATCTAAGCAAATCTCGCACTGCCGATTTTATTGATATTACCTACACACCGGCACTATCTCAATTCACGATCAACAATCAACTTAGAGTAGTAAATCAATATTGTGATAATTGGAAAAAAGAAATTTCTTTTGATTTGAGTAATAACCATCAAGAGAATATTGGTGATACAGCGCTACTAGCCAGCTTTAGCGGCAACTTTCCCTCTGGCTGCAACAATGCTGGCTATAACATTGTTGCCATCGATGCTAATACCTTTTTAACTAAAGGATTTTCAGCCGCATGGGAACTTGCCGGCGGCAAATGGGCACGGGCACCGAATGGGCAAGATGGCATAGTCCCACTCACTGCTAGGCCATTACTTCAATTTGAGGGAATTAAGCTTGCTGATGATGTTCAGGACATCAATAAGTTTTCGAATAACGTGATGGCCAGACAAGTCTTGCTGACCCTCGCCTTAGAAAAAATGGGTAAGCCCGCCAGTGTAGAGAACGGTGATGTAGTAATTCGGAGCTGGCTAAAAAAGATGGGCCTACAGTTTCCGGAGTTGGTGATTGAAAATGGTGCTGGACTATCGAGGAATGAAGCCATTTCCCCTGAACATATGAATCAACTCTTAGTGCTTGCACGCAACCTTCCGACGGGGGATATTTTATATAACAGCCTGCCGATTGCAGGGGTAGATGGCACTATGAAAAATCGTCTACTAGGTCAATTGCGTAAGTTTCTGCATCTTCAGAAAAAACCAGAGGCTCGTATCAAGACAGGCTCACTTTCTGATGTGCGCTCGATTTCGGGATACGTGATTAGCAAATCTGGAAGAATGTATGCAGTGACTTCCTTTATCAACCATCCAAATGCCAATAGAGGCATTGAGGCACAAGATCAGCTGTTATCTTGGCTACTAGAGGATGGTCCGGAGCCAAAGCAAGCGCGCTGA
- a CDS encoding L-threonylcarbamoyladenylate synthase → MPNNIPSLQSSAVISEAAQTLRDGGLVAFPTETVYGLGADAKNPEAVKKIFSTKGRPSNHPLIVHVAAPDRFDQAEVDWSAVLSPWVRDLSEQALVLIHAFWPGPLTLVFKKDKSVLSEVTGGQDTVAIRAPAHPIAQALLRKFKGGVVAPSANRFGKISPTNAADVRSEFEGALDLMILDGGDCEVGIESTILDLSSGGAPALLRPGAITPSEILAKTGIEVFRPGEQNTIDQKSLPRVSGSLRAHYAPNTPLRMYALGQVLDALTEFPDIKSRVAVAVWDSESSLGLEDHPSIDVEEISISSNPRHFANRLYRTLRDLDEQGWDLILVPEPPPGEEWDGVRDRLQRACFGSGPSSSSQDNS, encoded by the coding sequence ATGCCTAACAATATCCCCTCATTGCAATCTTCAGCGGTTATTAGTGAAGCAGCACAAACTCTGCGAGATGGTGGTCTAGTCGCTTTCCCAACTGAGACGGTCTATGGTTTGGGCGCTGATGCGAAGAATCCCGAGGCAGTAAAGAAAATCTTTTCTACTAAAGGGCGCCCATCTAACCACCCTTTAATTGTTCATGTGGCAGCCCCAGACCGATTTGATCAAGCTGAGGTTGATTGGAGTGCGGTATTAAGTCCATGGGTTAGGGATTTATCAGAACAAGCCTTAGTGCTCATTCATGCTTTTTGGCCGGGACCTCTAACTCTGGTTTTCAAGAAAGATAAAAGTGTTTTATCTGAAGTCACTGGGGGTCAAGATACGGTTGCGATTCGAGCGCCGGCTCATCCCATTGCGCAAGCTTTATTAAGAAAATTCAAGGGCGGAGTGGTTGCGCCTTCTGCAAATCGTTTTGGCAAAATCTCGCCGACTAATGCAGCCGATGTCCGAAGTGAATTTGAGGGCGCTCTTGATTTGATGATTTTGGATGGAGGGGACTGCGAGGTCGGAATTGAGTCTACTATTCTGGATTTATCTTCAGGGGGTGCACCAGCCCTCTTGAGGCCTGGTGCTATAACGCCTTCTGAAATTCTTGCCAAGACAGGTATTGAGGTCTTCAGGCCGGGAGAGCAAAATACGATTGATCAGAAGTCTTTGCCCCGAGTATCGGGCAGCCTACGTGCTCACTACGCACCTAATACTCCCCTAAGAATGTATGCCTTGGGACAAGTGCTTGATGCGCTCACAGAATTTCCTGATATTAAATCTCGAGTTGCAGTTGCTGTTTGGGATTCAGAGTCTTCGCTAGGCTTAGAAGATCATCCTTCGATTGATGTCGAAGAAATTTCAATCTCGAGCAACCCACGTCATTTCGCTAATCGTTTATACAGAACTTTAAGAGATCTGGATGAGCAGGGCTGGGATCTGATCCTCGTGCCAGAACCACCCCCAGGTGAGGAGTGGGACGGAGTTAGGGATCGACTTCAGCGCGCTTGCTTTGGCTCCGGACCATCCTCTAGTAGCCAAGATAACAGCTGA
- a CDS encoding ATP-binding protein, translated as MHRFIFLTTVFVCVTASHFAYSFSLSSEEQKWIDANPIVRFSIHEKYRPFLESTGDKEGEGIFRTLLNHLSKSTQQEFQPIWRDSDTEIFHQLTTGQIHFVIDPPEFNQQQHPALLLSDPVFWGQDVLVGHKRDPSEAQSGISKVRYFDRGYSKLPNQDLISSSFSSDLEHLSNSLIEREVEALVMPARLAARLIKQWDHSEIGIVGQYGHEPFAYRLLIAVNHAPLNRIIQTFLNNQDPIELANDFGLPNLSPITPNREASYGPWLVTLIFLCIGGAIIWDLQKKQAAQTLLSRALLKAKNLAEQANAAKSSFLATMSHEIRTPMNAILGIQELLLNNPMIPSHEKPLLKSAHNSAQSLLGILNQVLDLSKIEAGKLTLNPASCDLRTLIDDIHASFSPIAKKGNLILHTTIDARLAQVLMVDSLRFRQILQNLISNAIKFTKKGEIFFSVSVLADDHAGQLLEFRVIDTGIGMQSNEIELALQEFEQLSGSARENRDAVIQGTGLGLAITKRLLESMDSRLYFESAPGFGTNVHFSVALARTGDAATSYSSHTTSRTYVTQSIPTRQKIGGQDISALVVEDHAASRQILSLQLEALGFRVIVCESGDKALELIQDYHFDLLLTDQSIPGMQGSELSRKIRSLGNANLIIIGITADIYALESRSVFMSAGMNSVLIKPISLKTLEKELKQYFYFSEECSDNLIDSYSFDAFGSLVKNDPSKIILILEEIKKVHDESLETLLCASESDRLSKKNFDQLLHKIKGGALLLNAGQFIADCVELEAEAPLEIKISCLIDLLQEQNLLIERYKNKFALDPKN; from the coding sequence ATGCATCGATTCATTTTTCTGACCACAGTATTCGTTTGTGTAACAGCAAGTCATTTTGCGTACTCATTTTCTTTGTCTTCAGAAGAGCAAAAGTGGATTGATGCAAATCCCATTGTCCGATTTAGTATCCATGAGAAATATCGCCCTTTCCTTGAATCTACTGGAGACAAGGAAGGCGAAGGGATATTTAGAACGCTGCTCAATCATTTAAGTAAGTCAACTCAACAAGAATTTCAACCGATTTGGCGAGATTCTGATACCGAAATATTTCATCAGCTCACTACAGGTCAGATCCATTTTGTGATTGACCCGCCTGAATTTAATCAACAGCAGCATCCTGCTTTATTGCTTTCCGATCCTGTATTTTGGGGGCAAGATGTTCTCGTGGGCCATAAGCGGGATCCCTCAGAGGCACAGTCAGGTATTAGCAAAGTCCGCTATTTTGATCGCGGCTATTCCAAGCTTCCAAATCAAGATTTAATCTCAAGTAGTTTTAGCTCTGATTTAGAGCACTTAAGTAACTCTCTCATAGAAAGAGAGGTTGAGGCTCTAGTCATGCCTGCCAGACTGGCTGCTCGGCTGATCAAGCAATGGGATCATTCCGAGATAGGTATTGTTGGGCAGTATGGTCATGAACCTTTTGCCTATCGTCTTCTGATAGCAGTAAATCATGCACCATTGAATCGTATTATTCAAACCTTTTTAAACAACCAAGATCCTATTGAATTAGCAAATGACTTTGGTTTACCTAATCTTTCACCGATAACGCCGAATAGAGAGGCTAGCTATGGTCCGTGGCTCGTTACACTGATTTTTCTATGCATTGGAGGGGCTATTATTTGGGATCTTCAAAAGAAACAAGCCGCCCAAACTTTACTTAGCCGAGCATTATTGAAGGCTAAAAATTTAGCAGAGCAAGCTAACGCAGCCAAGTCCTCTTTCTTGGCAACTATGAGCCATGAAATCCGAACACCAATGAACGCCATACTGGGTATTCAAGAACTATTACTGAATAATCCGATGATTCCTTCTCATGAGAAACCATTGCTCAAGAGTGCTCATAACTCTGCCCAATCTCTACTGGGAATATTGAATCAGGTATTAGATCTATCAAAAATCGAAGCAGGCAAGCTAACACTTAACCCTGCTTCTTGTGATCTAAGGACTTTAATTGATGACATTCATGCTTCTTTTTCACCAATTGCAAAAAAAGGTAATCTAATTCTTCATACAACAATAGATGCACGGCTGGCGCAAGTGCTGATGGTTGATAGCTTACGTTTTAGGCAAATTCTGCAAAATTTGATCAGCAACGCCATTAAATTTACCAAGAAAGGTGAAATCTTTTTCTCAGTTAGCGTTCTAGCAGACGACCATGCTGGTCAGCTTCTTGAATTTAGAGTGATTGATACAGGTATTGGTATGCAATCGAATGAGATTGAATTGGCTCTCCAAGAATTTGAGCAACTTTCAGGATCAGCCAGAGAAAATCGAGATGCTGTCATTCAGGGTACTGGATTAGGCTTGGCGATTACCAAACGACTACTTGAATCAATGGACAGTCGCCTTTATTTTGAAAGCGCGCCTGGATTTGGAACAAATGTCCATTTTTCAGTTGCCCTTGCCAGAACAGGGGATGCGGCAACAAGCTACTCTAGCCATACGACTAGCCGCACTTACGTTACTCAAAGCATTCCGACTCGGCAAAAAATAGGGGGTCAGGATATATCCGCTTTAGTGGTCGAAGATCATGCTGCTAGCCGGCAAATACTATCGCTCCAACTAGAGGCCCTTGGATTCAGAGTCATTGTTTGTGAGTCTGGAGATAAGGCGCTTGAGCTCATTCAAGACTATCACTTCGACTTATTGCTGACTGATCAGTCCATTCCTGGGATGCAGGGCTCTGAGTTGTCCAGAAAAATTAGAAGCCTGGGTAATGCAAACTTAATCATCATCGGCATTACTGCTGATATCTATGCCCTAGAATCCCGTAGCGTATTTATGAGTGCTGGCATGAATAGCGTCTTAATTAAGCCGATTAGCCTAAAGACGCTTGAGAAAGAGCTCAAACAGTATTTTTATTTCTCTGAAGAATGCTCGGATAATTTAATTGATAGCTACTCTTTTGATGCATTCGGGTCACTAGTAAAAAATGATCCTAGTAAAATTATCCTTATTCTTGAGGAGATCAAAAAAGTGCACGATGAGTCCCTGGAGACCCTGTTGTGTGCGTCGGAGAGTGATCGTCTTTCGAAGAAAAACTTTGATCAGTTACTGCATAAAATCAAGGGTGGTGCATTGCTTTTAAATGCAGGTCAATTTATCGCCGATTGCGTTGAATTAGAAGCAGAGGCTCCTTTAGAGATAAAAATTTCATGTTTAATTGACTTGCTACAAGAGCAGAATTTACTCATCGAGAGATATAAAAATAAATTTGCGTTAGATCCTAAAAATTAA
- a CDS encoding phosphoribosylaminoimidazolesuccinocarboxamide synthase → MPALYSTSIQSLPLLSKGKVRDVYAVGDDKLLMITTDRLSAFDVVMGQPIPEKGIVLNQMANFWFAKLAAVIPNHLTGIDPASVVTSDELEQVQGRAVVAKRLKPILVEAVVRGYLAGSGWKDYQETGKVCGIALPEGLENAQKLPEPIFTPAAKAELGEHDENISFEQVIALIGEKLAKQIREVSIRLYQEASEYAASRGIIIADTKFEFGLDVDGQLVLMDEILTADSSRFWPAETYHVGSNPPSYDKQFVRDWLETVRVDGKPWSKSPPAPELPVAVIEQTALKYREALARLTQAG, encoded by the coding sequence ATGCCTGCTCTGTATTCCACTTCAATTCAATCTTTACCTCTACTCTCAAAGGGGAAGGTACGTGATGTTTATGCAGTCGGCGATGACAAGTTGCTCATGATTACCACTGATCGTTTATCAGCATTTGATGTGGTGATGGGTCAGCCCATTCCTGAAAAGGGCATCGTATTGAATCAAATGGCTAATTTTTGGTTTGCTAAGTTAGCAGCAGTCATTCCTAATCATCTGACTGGTATCGATCCAGCTTCGGTTGTGACTTCCGATGAGCTTGAACAAGTTCAAGGTCGTGCAGTTGTAGCTAAGCGCCTTAAACCAATTTTGGTGGAAGCGGTAGTACGCGGCTATTTGGCTGGCAGTGGCTGGAAGGACTATCAAGAGACAGGCAAGGTTTGCGGTATTGCTTTGCCTGAAGGTTTGGAGAATGCACAAAAGCTTCCTGAGCCTATTTTTACTCCAGCTGCAAAGGCTGAGCTGGGCGAGCATGATGAAAATATTTCCTTTGAACAAGTCATTGCACTGATTGGCGAGAAGCTTGCTAAGCAAATTCGCGAGGTTAGTATTCGTTTATATCAAGAAGCATCTGAATATGCTGCAAGTCGCGGCATCATCATTGCAGATACCAAGTTTGAGTTTGGACTTGATGTAGATGGTCAACTGGTCCTGATGGATGAAATTCTGACTGCTGATTCTTCTCGGTTCTGGCCTGCTGAAACCTATCATGTAGGCTCAAATCCCCCTTCCTATGACAAGCAGTTTGTCCGGGATTGGCTCGAGACTGTTCGGGTTGATGGCAAACCTTGGTCCAAGAGCCCTCCAGCCCCTGAATTGCCCGTAGCAGTGATTGAGCAAACAGCCCTTAAATATCGTGAGGCTCTAGCGCGCCTGACTCAGGCAGGCTAA